The following coding sequences lie in one Spinacia oleracea cultivar Varoflay chromosome 1, BTI_SOV_V1, whole genome shotgun sequence genomic window:
- the LOC110789532 gene encoding DExH-box ATP-dependent RNA helicase DExH15 chloroplastic: MNTLLQILPTFSPLSLSSFTLLPSFHSHSTIQFPKLGFCSPKLLRTSQFRPNSLSSVENQLSDAEEDDYDDEDDEAADEYDDVSGDTEVSGELEDDDEVEAQDDELNSSVWSSNDSKLERVQKLCDEVREFGSEIIDANELASIYDFRIDKFQRLAIKAFLRGSSVVVSAPTSSGKTLIAEAAAVATVAKGKRLFYTTPLKALSNQKFREFRDTFGDSNVGLLTGDSAINKDAPVLIMTTEILRNMLYQSVGVVSSGSGLFDVDVIVLDEVHYLSDTSRGTVWEETVIYCPKEVQLICLSATVANPDELAGWIGQIHGKTELVTSSKRPVPLTWLFSTKTSLLPLLDESGTSMNRRLSVNYLRLYASGEKSQKDEGSRRRNSRRRKDDSDLVYEEYGSSSRQSSLSRNDINMIRRSLVPQVEDTLEHLKGKDMLPAIWFIFSRKGCDAAVQYLEGSKLLDECEKVEVELALKRFRIQYPDAVREPAVKGLRRGIAAHHAGCLPLWKSFIEELFQRGLIKVVFATETLAAGINMPARTAVIASLSKRTEAGRIQLRSNELFQMAGRAGRRGIDEKGHVVLIQSPFEGAEESCALLFSGMEPLVSQFTASYGMVLNLLGGAKVTRRSNEADGIKISQTGRTLEEARKLVEQSFGNYLGSNVMLASKEELGRVQKEIELLTAEVSDDAFDRKIRKLLSESAYQEITGLQEELREEKRLRVEFRRRMELERMASMKPLLKELGDGNLPFLCLEYKDTDGVEHSIMAVYLAEVHSLDGSKLKNLVQNDGSFNLNIVETELSSDAAGRLPCFQPSYHVALGSDNSWYLFTEKCIKAVYRTGFPNMALTEGDALPREILTKLVDKEGMEWARLVDNEFGSLWHMEGSLETWSWSLNVPMLSSLSEEDKASHMSPTQLEAVECYRKQRNKVSHLKKRITRTSGFREYKKVLDIAKLTVGKIRRLKIREKRLTDRIERIEPSGWKEFLQISSVIHETRALDINTNVIFPLGETASALRGENELWLAMVLRDRVLLDLQPTQLAAVCGSLVCEGIKLRPWKNNSFIYEPSSTVLNIINYLEEPRNYLLHIQERHDVQISCCLDSQFSGMIEAWASGLTWREIMMDCAMDEGDLARLLRRTIDLLAQIPKLPDIDPVLQSNAKIASGVMDRSPISELAG, translated from the exons ATGAACACACTCCTCCAAATTCTTCCTAccttctctcctctctctctatCCTCCTTCACGCTTCTCCCTTCTTTTCATTCACACTCAACAATCCAATTCcccaaattagggttttgttcCCCCAAATTACTTCGCACCTCTCAATTTCgccctaattctctctcctccgtcgAAAACCAGCTCTCCGACGCTGAGGAAGATGATTATGACGATGAGGACGACGAGGCTGCCGATGAGTATGACGATGTTTCCGGTGATACGGAAGTTTCAGGTGAGTTGGAGGATGACGACGAAGTTGAGGCTCAAGACGACGAGTTAAACTCGTCGGTTTGGAGTAGTAATGATTCTAAGCTAGAGAGAGTTCAGAAGTTGTGCGATGAAGTCAGAGAATTTGGTTCTGAAATTATTGACGCCAATGAACTCGCCTCCATTTATGATTTCCGTATTGACAAATTtcag AGGTTGGCGATAAAGGCATTTTTGAGAGGCTCGTCGGTGGTGGTTTCGGCGCCGACAAGCAGTGGCAAGACATTGATAGCAGAGGCCGCGGCGGTGGCGACCGTAGCTAAAGGAAAGCGGCTGTTCTATACTACTCCACTCAAAGCATTGTCAAATCAAAAGTTCCGCGAGTTTCG GGATACATTTGGAGATAGTAATGTTGGCCTTTTGACCGGGGATTCTGCTATTAATAAAGATGCTCCAGTTTTGATTATGACAACAGAAATTTTGCGGAACATGTTGTATCAGAG TGTTGGAGTGGTTTCTTCTGGGAGTGGGCTATTTGATGTTGATGTAATTGTTTTGGATGAAGTACATTATCTAAGTGATACATCTCGTGGTACTGTTTGGGAGGAAACT gtcatttattgcccGAAAGAAGTGCAGCTTATTTGTCTATCCGCAACTGTTGCAAATCCAGATGAGTTAGCTGGTTGGATTGGACAG aTTCATGGCAAAACAGAATTGGTTACATCATCAAAACGTCCTGTACCATTGACATGGCTTTTTTCTACGAAAACCTCTTTGCTTCCACTTCTTGATGAGAGTGGAACGAGTATGAACAG GAGGCTTTCAGTCAACTATCTTCGCCTTTATGCTTCAGGGGAGAAATCTCAGAAAGATGAGGGATCTAGACGTAGAAATTCTAGAAGACGTAAAGATGACAGTGATCTGGTCTATGAGGAGTATGGTAGCTCGTCTAGACAGTCTTCTCTGTCAAGAAATGACATAAACATGATCCGACGTTCACTA GTTCCTCAAGTTGAAGATACACTGGAACATCTTAAAGGAAAGGATATGTTGCCTGCAATTTGGTTTATTTTTAGCAGAAAAGGTTGTGATGCAGCTGTTCAGTACCTTGAGGGTTCCAAGCTTCTGGATGAGTGTGAGAAGGTTGAAGTGGAACTGGCCCTGAAACGATTTCGTATTCAGTACCCTGATGCTGTCAGAGAGCCTGCTGTAAAGGGCCTCCGACGGGGCATTGCTGCACATCATGCTGGTTGTCTTCCCCTGTGGAAATCATTCATAGAAGAGCTTTTTCAGAGGGGCCTCATTAAGGTTGTTTTTGCCACGGAAACTCTTGCTGCAGGAATAAATATGCCTGCTAGGACAGCTGTTATTGCTTCACTCAGCAAAAGGACTGAAGCTGGACGTATCCAGCTAAGATCCAATGAGCTGTTTCAGATGGCAGGCCGTGCTGGACGTCGAGGTATAGATGAAAAAGGTCATGTAGTGCTTATCCAGAGTCCCTTTGAAGGTGCTGAAGAAAGCTGCGCGCTTCTATTTTCTGGCATGGAGCCTCTTGTTTCACAGTTTACTGCTTCATATGGAATGGTTTTGAACCTTCTTGGG GGTGCAAAAGTTACCCGGCGATCAAATGAAGCAGATGGCATCAAGATTTCTCAAACAGGACGAACTTTGGAAGAAGCAAGGAAGTTAGTTGAGCAAAGTTTTGGAAACTACCTTGGGAGCAATGTAATGCTTGCTTCAAAAGAGGAACTTGGCAGAGTTCAGAAAGAAATAGAATTATTAACTGCAGAAGTCAGTGATGATGCTTTTGATAGGAAAATCAGGAAGTTGTTGTCAGAATCAGCATACCAAGAGATTACTGGTTTGCAGGAAGAGTTAAGG GAAGAAAAGCGTCTTCGAGTTGAATTTCGACGGAGGATGGAACTGGAGAGGATGGCTTCTATGAAACCTTTATTGAAGGAGCTAGGAGATGGTAACTTACCTTTTTTGTGCCTGGAATACAAGGATACGGATGGCGTTGAGCACTCAATTATGGCAGTATACTTGGCAGAGGTTCATTCACTCGACGGATCAAAATTAAAGAACCTT GTGCAGAATGATGGTTCTTTTAACCTGAACATAGTGGAAACAGAGCTAAGTAGTGATGCTGCTGGAAGGCTGCCATGTTTTCAGCCTTCTTATCATGTGGCTCTTGGTTCAGATAATTCTTGGTATCTTTTCACTGAAAAATGTATCAAAGCAGTATACAGAACAGGCTTCCCAAACATGGCTTTGACTGAAGGGGATGCTTTACCACGGGAAATTTTGACCAAGCTTGTTGATAAGGAAGGAATGGAGTGGGCAAGGCTGGTTGATAATGAATTTGGCAGTTTATGGCATATGGAAGGATCCCTGGAGACATGGTCTTGGAGTTTAAATGTTCCTATGTTGAGTAGCCTATCTGAAGAAGATAAG GCATCTCACATGTCACCGACACAACTTGAGGCGGTAGAATGCTACAGAAAACAAAGAAATAAAGTTTCACATTTGAAGAAAAGAATTACTCGTACTTCAGGCTTTAGAGAATACAAGAAGGTTCTTGACATAGCAAAATTAACCGTGGGAAAAATAAGGCGCCTGAAGATCAGAGAAAAACGCTTGACTGATCGGATTGAGCGGATTGAACCCTCGGGGTGGAAAGAGTTTTTGCAG ATTAGCAGTGTTATTCATGAAACTAGGGCATTAGATATCAATACCAATGTGATATTTCCGCTGGGAGAAACTGCATCTGCGTTGCGAGGAGAAAATGAACTCTGGCTTGCTATGGTTCTTCGAGATAGAGTGCTGCTGGACCTACAACCGACGCAACTAGCTGCTGTCTGTGGGAGCCTAGTTTGTGAAGGGATAAAACTTCGACCATGGAAGAATAACAG CTTTATTTACGAGCCTTCTTCCACTGTGCTCAACATTATAAATTATTTGGAGGAGCCAAGGAATTATCTTTTGCATATTCAAGAGAGACATGATGTACAG ATATCTTGCTGCTTGGATAGCCAATTTTCTGGTATGATAGAAGCCTGGGCCTCTGGTTTGACTTGGCGGGAAATAATGATGGATTGCGCAATGGATGAGGGTGATCTAGCTCGACTCCTACGACGGACGATTGATTTATTAGCTCAA ATTCCCAAGTTGCCAGATATTGACCCTGTCCTGCAAAGCAATGCAAAGATAGCATCCGGTGTCATGGACCGTTCACCAATTAGTGAGCTAGCGGGATAA
- the LOC110789533 gene encoding pyruvate dehydrogenase E1 component subunit alpha, mitochondrial codes for MALLHRVNRAKSLSSLLRPLTTAHNHLHRPFSTDSSKTLTIETSIPYKSHIIEPPSRSVETTPAELMDYFRTMALMRRMEIASDSLYKAKLIRGFCHLYDGQEAVAVGMEAAITKKDNIITAYRDHCIYLARGGSLVSAFAELMGRRDGCSKGKGGSMHFYKKDSGFFGGHGIVGAQVPLGVGLAFAQKYKKEDTVSFALYGDGAANQGQLFEALNMAALWDLPAILVCENNHYGMGTAEWRAAKSPAYYKRGDYVPGLKVDGMDVLAVKQACQFAKEYVLKNGPIILEMDTYRYHGHSMSDPGSTYRTRDEISGIRQERDPIERVRKLILAHDIAVEKDLKDIEKEVRKEVDEAIAKAKESPMPENSDLFTNIYVKGYGAESFGADRKVLRTALP; via the exons ATGGCGCTCCTCCACCGAGTCAACCGAGCgaaatctctctcctccctcctccGCCCCCTCACCACCGCACACAACCACCTCCACCGCCCCTTCTCCACCGATTCCTCTAAAACCCTAACCATCGAAACCAGCATCCCTTACAAATCCCACATCATCGAACCCCCATCCCGCTCCGTCGAAACAACCCCGGCGGAACTCATGGACTACTTCCGCACCATGGCCCTCATGCGCCGTATGGAGATCGCCTCCGATTCTCTTTACAAGGCCAAGCTAATTCGAGGATTTTGCCATCTTTATGACGGCCAAGAAGCCGTCGCCGTCGGGATGGAAGCGGCGATTACCAAAAAGGATAATATAATTACAGCCTACCGTGACCATTGCATCTATCTCGCCCGCGGGGGATCGCTTGTCAGCGCTTTCGCCGAATTGATGGGCAGACGGGATGGTTGCTCTAAGGGTAAAGGTGGATCGATGCATTTCTACAAGAAGGATTCAGGTTTCTTCGGCGGTCACGGAATTGTTGGAGCGCAGGTTCCATTGGGTGTAGGTCTGGCTTTTGCTCAGAAGTATAAGAAGGAAGATACTGTGAGTTTTGCGTTGTACGGAGATGGTGCTGCTAATCAAGGCCAATTGTTTGAGGCTTTGAATATGGCTGCTCTTTGGGATCTGCCTGCTATCCTCGTTTGCGAGAACAATCACT atGGTATGGGAACTGCAGAATGGAGGGCTGCAAAGAGTCCGGCCTATTACAAACGTGGAGATTATGTTCCCGGATTAAAG GTTGATGGTATGGATGTATTGGCAGTGAAACAAGCTTGCCAATTTGCGAAGGAGTATGTTTTGAAGAATGGGCCAATT ATACTTGAGATGGACACTTACAGGTATCATGGACACTCAATGTCTGATCCTGGAAGCACCTACCGGACACGTGATGAGATATCAGGCATTAGACAG GAACGTGATCCCATTGAGAGGGTCAGGAAGCTGATATTGGCCCATGATATTGCTGTAGAAAAGGACCTAAAG GATATTGAAAAGGAGGTTAGGAAAGAAGTAGATGAAGCTATTGCTAAGGCCAAG GAGAGTCCCATGCCTGAGAATTCTGATCTTTTTACAAATATCTACGTGAAAGGTTATGGGGCAGAG TCATTCGGCGCAGACAGGAAAGTGCTTAGAACTGCTCTGCCATGA
- the LOC110789506 gene encoding berberine bridge enzyme-like 8, giving the protein MKFQKFAIFSILALFLLPILITPNEATTIVPNQNSIQNRLIKCLTNHSNDSYPISPLIYAPENTAFSTVLQSYIRNLRFNTTTTSKPLLIITATHVSHIQGAILCAKEHGIEMKVRSGGHDYEGLSYISIVPFFVVDMFNFRSVDVNIEEETAWVDAGAILGEVFYGIANKSSTHAYPAGVCPTVGAGGHITGGGYGNLMRKYGLTSDNLVDAKVVDVQGRVLDRASMGEDLFWAIRGGGASSYCVILSYKIKLVKVPEKVTVFRVLRTLDQNLTDVVEQYQRVAPNLDHNAFIRLTLGVTNSTKTGLLTNQATFRCLFLGDTQTLVSLVHENFPLLGLQKSDCHEMSWLESVLFYSDFANGTPLETLLNRQPSSLTSLKRKSDYLKNPIPRNGLEVLWKIMVELRTPQLTFNPYGGRMAEIRADTTPFPHRAGNMFKLQYATNWNEGENERSNYYIDLTRKLHAYMTPFVSKNPREAFLNYRDIDLGINHQGPKSYVEGKRYGMMYFKDNFDRLVKVKTMVDPNNFFRNEQSIPILPH; this is encoded by the coding sequence ATGAAGTTCCAAAAGTTTGCAATATTTTCCATTTTAGCCTTATTTTTGTTGCCAATTCTTATCACTCCAAATGAAGCAACAACTATAGTTCCAAACCAAAATTCCATTCAAAATAGATTAATAAAATGTCTTACAAACCATTCAAATGATTCTTATCCAATATCACCCCTCATTTATGCACCGGAAAACACCGCCTTCTCAACCGTGTTACAATCCTACATAAGAAATCTCCGGTTCAACACCACCACAACTAGTAAACCCTTACTTATTATAACGGCTACTCATGTCTCCCACATCCAAGGAGCAATCTTGTGTGCCAAGGAACATGGTATTGAGATGAAAGTCCGAAGTGGTGGTCATGACTATGAGGGTCTCTCTTATATCTCTATAGTCCCGTTTTTCGTGGTTGATATGTTCAATTTCCGGTCAGTCGACGTCAATATCGAGGAGGAGACGGCTTGGGTGGACGCCGGTGCAATCCTTGGTGAAGTATTCTATGGAATTGCTAACAAGAGTAGTACTCATGCTTATCCTGCCGGAGTTTGTCCGACAGTCGGCGCCGGCGGCCATATCACCGGAGGTGGTTATGGTAATTTGATGAGAAAATATGGACTTACAAGTGATAATCTTGTGGATGCTAAAGTTGTGGATGTACAAGGTAGGGTGCTTGATCGTGCAAGTATGGGAGAGGATCTCTTTTGGGCTATTCGAGGTGGGGGTGCCTCGAGTTATTGTGTCATTCTttcttataaaataaaattggttaagGTTCCTGAAAAGGTAAccgtttttagggttttaagAACGTTGGACCAGAACCTAACTGACGTTGTTGAACAATATCAACGTGTTGCTCCGAATTTGGATCACAACGCGTTCATTAGGCTAACCCTAGGTGTTACAAACTCGACAAAAACCGGCCTCTTGACAAACCAAGCAACGTTTAGATGCTTATTTTTAGGTGACACACAAACCCTTGTTTCCTTAGTGCATGAGAATTTTCCCTTGTTAGGTCTACAAAAGTCAGATTGTCATGAGATGAGTTGGTTAGAATCCGTACTTTTCTATTCTGACTTTGCTAATGGAACTCCACTTGAGACTTTATTAAATAGGCAACCTTCAAGTTTGACTTCCCTTAAAAGAAAGTCGGACTATTTGAAGAACCCGATTCCAAGAAACGGGTTAGAAGTGCTATGGAAAATAATGGTTGAATTACGAACTCCTCAACTTACGTTCAACCCGTACGGAGGCCGAATGGCCGAAATACGGGCCGACACGACACCGTTTCCACACCGGGCCGGAAACATGTTCAAGCTCCAATATGCGACTAATTGGAACGAAGGAGAGAATGAAAGATCGAACTATTATATAGATTTGACAAGAAAGTTGCATGCATATATGACTCCTTTTGTTTCAAAGAACCCTAGGGAAGCATTCCTTAATTATAGGGATATTGACTTGGGAATTAATCATCAAGGTCCTAAAAGCTACGTTGAAGGTAAAAGATATGGGATGATGTATTTTAAGGATAACTTTGATAGGTTGGTGAAAGTTAAGACTATGGTTGATCCAAATAACTTCTTCAGGAATGAGCAAAGTATTCCGATTCTTCCACATTAA